The proteins below come from a single Gimesia alba genomic window:
- a CDS encoding DUF1501 domain-containing protein, translating into MSLYHHQHVQTSRRGFSRRSFLRNVSLGALAAGTFSFHDLMSVSAEELRKQGRSMILLWMAGGPSQFETFDPKPNTSSAGDKSAIQTSVTGIEISEDWKNTAKVMSDIALIRSMTNKEGNHQRATYQMHTGYVPSGSVKHPSLGSNVAREIGNRELDIPSIVSVGATTGAGFLGVDYEPFNVNNPGSIPNNVAATVPDQRYQKRLGLLGRLDTEFASRGGEVVVKNHSKIYNKASSLVLSPQTEVFDLSKEPDSLRQQYGESNFGKGCLLARRLVEAGSTFIEVRSNGWDNHFNLSEVISPRSQEVDKGMAALITDLKQRGMLDRTLVVWMGEFGRTPKINARAGRDHYPRVFNAALAGGGVKGGQVIGASTDDGSAVKDRPVNVTDLFSSICHSLKVDPKKENMSPLGRPMKIVDGGEVVTELFS; encoded by the coding sequence ATGAGTCTTTATCATCACCAACACGTTCAGACGAGCCGTCGGGGCTTTTCACGCCGCAGCTTTCTCCGCAATGTTTCCCTGGGGGCGCTGGCTGCGGGAACGTTCAGTTTTCACGACTTAATGAGTGTCTCGGCAGAAGAACTTCGCAAGCAGGGCCGTTCAATGATTCTGCTCTGGATGGCGGGCGGACCGAGCCAGTTTGAAACGTTTGATCCCAAACCCAACACTTCGAGTGCGGGCGATAAAAGTGCGATTCAAACCTCTGTCACCGGAATCGAAATTTCCGAAGACTGGAAAAACACAGCCAAGGTCATGTCGGACATCGCGTTGATTCGCTCAATGACGAACAAAGAAGGCAACCACCAACGTGCCACCTATCAGATGCATACAGGTTATGTGCCTTCGGGCAGCGTGAAGCATCCGAGCCTGGGTTCGAATGTCGCACGGGAAATTGGCAACCGTGAACTGGATATTCCTTCGATTGTCTCCGTTGGTGCCACCACTGGCGCTGGTTTTCTGGGTGTGGACTACGAACCGTTTAACGTCAACAATCCGGGCAGCATTCCCAACAACGTCGCTGCGACTGTGCCTGATCAACGCTATCAGAAACGACTGGGTCTGTTAGGGCGCCTCGATACCGAATTTGCGAGCCGCGGCGGTGAAGTGGTCGTGAAGAATCATAGCAAGATTTATAACAAAGCCTCTTCGCTGGTATTGAGCCCACAGACGGAGGTGTTTGATCTGAGCAAGGAACCCGACTCACTCCGTCAACAATATGGAGAAAGCAACTTCGGGAAAGGCTGCCTGCTGGCACGCCGTCTGGTGGAAGCGGGTTCGACATTTATTGAAGTCCGTTCCAATGGCTGGGACAATCACTTTAACCTTTCTGAAGTGATCTCCCCCCGTTCACAGGAAGTCGACAAGGGCATGGCGGCGCTGATTACCGATCTCAAACAGCGTGGCATGCTGGATCGAACCCTGGTGGTTTGGATGGGTGAATTTGGTCGTACGCCGAAGATCAATGCCCGCGCGGGTCGAGATCATTATCCGCGTGTCTTTAATGCCGCCCTCGCTGGTGGCGGCGTCAAAGGCGGACAGGTAATTGGCGCTTCAACCGACGATGGTTCGGCTGTGAAAGATCGGCCCGTGAACGTTACCGATCTGTTCAGCTCGATCTGCCATTCGCTCAAAGTCGATCCGAAAAAGGAAAACATGAGTCCACTGGGCCGTCCGATGAAAATCGTGGATGGCGGCGAAGTCGTGACCGAACTGTTTTCCTGA
- a CDS encoding alpha-amylase/4-alpha-glucanotransferase domain-containing protein yields the protein MGCRLRLVLVIHNHQPVGNFEGVFEESYQNSYQPFLDVLSEYPDIPFSLHTSGSLMEWLVEAHPEYIDRVRGLAESGQVEILGGPFYEPILAGIPRCDRIGQITAYTDYLKKLFGTPIRGMWVPERVWEQAFVSDLVDAGMEYTLLDDSHFSAAGVRAEKMHGYYLSEDEGRLLKIFPDNETLRYQIPFTDPVETIHYLKEIADHHPHSVVVFGDDGEKFGAWPGTYDHVYRDGWLKRFLDLLRQNSDWLKVTTMSESVDTVSPMGSCYLPDASYREMTEWALTSDRQLELADLKEKFKDVEGFDRLKPYLRGGFWRNFRVKYSELNEMYSRMLLVSNRLQSLEATGVDADDLPILHEARTELYRAQCNCPYWHGAFGGLYLPHLRNAIYKHLIAADSLLEKITHRDANWLEVEAADFNLDARKEVRLASNRLVGFLAPAHGGHLYELDVRGAKHNILATLNRRPEPYHDIIRKAAEERAEGSQNGEDIGKIHNAVRFKQPDLDKKLHYDHTPRKSLVDHFYQPGVDLDTVANGGGEVGDFVQGVYLSSLRRTDDYCEVRMTRKGHVGPYEVELTKTVSLAKNAAGTLEFHYELSQLPADVPLHFGVEFNFAGLAAGASDRYYYNHLGKQLGQLESKLDLEKIDRIGLVDEWLGLDAALDLSSPANIWTFPIETISQSEGGYELVHQSSVVIPHWEFVADEQGRWSVTITLSMDTSAAQAKALSEAATSGA from the coding sequence ATGGGCTGTCGACTTCGGCTCGTCTTAGTCATTCACAACCATCAGCCAGTCGGGAATTTTGAAGGGGTTTTTGAAGAATCCTATCAAAACAGCTATCAACCCTTTCTGGATGTTTTGTCGGAATACCCTGATATCCCTTTTTCTCTCCATACTTCGGGCAGCCTGATGGAATGGCTGGTCGAAGCACATCCCGAGTATATTGATCGAGTACGGGGACTGGCGGAATCCGGACAGGTAGAGATTCTGGGCGGACCATTTTACGAGCCGATTCTGGCGGGCATTCCCCGCTGTGACCGCATCGGCCAGATAACCGCGTATACGGATTACCTCAAGAAACTTTTCGGCACACCGATTCGCGGAATGTGGGTTCCTGAGCGCGTCTGGGAACAGGCTTTCGTTTCTGATCTTGTTGATGCCGGCATGGAATACACGCTGCTGGACGATTCCCATTTCAGTGCCGCCGGCGTACGGGCTGAGAAAATGCATGGGTACTATCTTTCGGAAGATGAAGGCCGTCTGCTCAAAATCTTTCCCGATAACGAAACCCTGCGTTATCAGATTCCGTTTACTGACCCTGTCGAAACGATTCACTACCTCAAAGAAATTGCCGATCATCATCCGCATTCCGTCGTGGTGTTTGGCGATGACGGCGAAAAGTTTGGCGCCTGGCCTGGCACGTACGATCATGTGTACCGGGATGGTTGGCTGAAGCGTTTTCTGGATCTGCTCCGCCAGAACAGCGACTGGTTAAAAGTTACTACAATGTCCGAATCCGTGGACACCGTCTCGCCTATGGGCAGTTGTTATCTTCCTGATGCCAGTTATCGCGAGATGACCGAATGGGCGCTCACCTCAGATCGCCAGCTCGAACTGGCCGACTTGAAAGAAAAATTTAAGGACGTTGAAGGCTTCGATCGCTTGAAGCCATATTTGCGTGGCGGCTTCTGGCGCAACTTCCGTGTGAAATATTCGGAACTCAATGAAATGTATTCCCGGATGTTGCTGGTCAGTAATCGGCTGCAAAGTCTGGAAGCGACCGGCGTGGACGCCGATGATCTGCCGATTCTGCACGAAGCACGTACCGAACTCTATCGCGCACAATGTAACTGCCCGTATTGGCACGGTGCCTTTGGCGGGCTGTATCTCCCGCATCTGCGGAACGCCATCTACAAACATCTGATTGCCGCAGACAGTCTGCTGGAAAAAATCACACACCGCGATGCCAACTGGCTGGAAGTCGAAGCCGCCGATTTCAACCTGGATGCTCGCAAGGAAGTCCGTCTGGCCAGCAATCGCCTCGTCGGATTTCTGGCTCCTGCCCACGGCGGTCATCTCTATGAACTGGATGTCCGTGGTGCCAAACACAATATTCTGGCAACGTTGAATCGTCGTCCCGAACCCTATCATGACATCATTCGCAAAGCAGCAGAGGAACGGGCAGAGGGATCTCAAAACGGCGAAGACATCGGTAAGATTCATAACGCCGTCCGTTTCAAACAGCCTGACTTGGATAAAAAACTGCACTACGATCACACTCCCCGAAAATCGCTGGTCGATCATTTCTATCAACCCGGCGTTGATCTCGATACCGTGGCCAACGGCGGCGGAGAAGTCGGCGACTTTGTGCAGGGCGTGTATCTCAGCTCACTGCGTCGCACCGATGATTACTGTGAAGTGCGGATGACCCGCAAAGGGCACGTTGGTCCCTACGAAGTGGAACTGACCAAAACTGTCTCGCTAGCCAAGAATGCGGCAGGCACGTTGGAGTTCCACTATGAACTGTCACAACTGCCCGCAGATGTTCCCCTGCATTTTGGAGTCGAGTTCAATTTTGCCGGCCTCGCCGCCGGTGCCAGTGACCGTTATTACTACAACCATCTCGGCAAGCAGCTGGGACAGTTGGAATCGAAACTGGATCTGGAAAAAATCGACCGCATCGGTCTCGTTGATGAATGGCTGGGATTAGATGCCGCTCTGGACTTATCCTCGCCCGCCAACATCTGGACCTTTCCGATCGAAACCATCAGTCAGTCGGAAGGCGGCTATGAACTTGTGCATCAAAGCTCGGTGGTCATTCCTCACTGGGAGTTTGTCGCCGACGAACAGGGACGCTGGTCTGTCACGATCACACTCTCGATGGATACCTCAGCCGCGCAAGCCAAAGCACTCAGTGAAGCAGCCACTTCCGGAGCGTGA
- a CDS encoding galactose-1-phosphate uridylyltransferase, with product MSEIRTDPLTGYTTIFAPERAQRPIALSSDATPYEMTQEQLDSDPFAEGKEDETTPELYAVRPAETQPNQPGWRLRVVANKYPALTPYAVAACGSNHYGVHEVIVECPQFETQITRLEPSQFQEIFRAYRQRVATHRDDPQLEYVIIFKNQGILGGASLGHAHSQLVASQIVPEAMQQELQAAQKHFTETGCSLFETFLREQPNHVSGLVMSTPHFHVICPYASRFAFETWIVPRTLKTHFDQSTDQELEDLSDLSRRLLLALEDILGSHDFNFVIQTPPFTTSDQGGYAWSLRIYPRLAHLAGFELATNMYINPVFPEQAVERLKKQLGS from the coding sequence ATGTCTGAGATCCGCACCGATCCTCTTACGGGTTATACCACTATCTTCGCACCGGAACGTGCACAGCGTCCGATTGCGCTGTCCAGTGATGCGACTCCCTACGAGATGACACAGGAACAACTTGACTCGGATCCGTTTGCCGAAGGCAAAGAAGACGAGACGACTCCCGAATTGTACGCCGTGCGTCCGGCCGAGACTCAACCCAACCAGCCTGGTTGGCGTTTGCGGGTTGTGGCGAATAAATATCCCGCACTGACTCCGTATGCTGTCGCTGCCTGTGGTTCGAATCATTACGGCGTGCATGAAGTCATCGTAGAATGTCCGCAGTTTGAGACGCAGATCACGCGCTTGGAACCATCCCAGTTTCAAGAGATTTTCCGCGCTTATCGACAGCGCGTCGCCACGCATCGCGACGATCCTCAACTGGAGTATGTGATCATTTTCAAAAACCAGGGGATTCTGGGAGGCGCCTCACTGGGGCACGCACACTCGCAACTCGTCGCCAGTCAGATAGTGCCAGAGGCCATGCAACAGGAACTACAGGCCGCACAGAAACATTTCACCGAGACAGGCTGTTCTCTGTTTGAAACATTTTTACGGGAACAGCCGAATCACGTTTCAGGTCTGGTGATGTCGACCCCGCATTTTCATGTGATCTGTCCCTATGCCAGCCGTTTTGCGTTTGAAACCTGGATCGTTCCGCGGACGCTGAAAACCCACTTCGATCAATCCACCGATCAGGAGCTGGAGGATCTCAGCGACCTTAGTCGTCGCCTGCTGCTGGCTTTGGAAGACATCCTCGGCAGTCATGATTTCAACTTTGTCATCCAAACCCCTCCCTTCACGACCAGCGATCAAGGCGGCTATGCCTGGAGTCTGCGCATCTATCCGCGGCTGGCCCATCTGGCCGGCTTCGAGCTGGCGACAAACATGTATATCAATCCGGTCTTCCCCGAACAGGCCGTGGAACGGCTCAAAAAACAGCTTGGTTCCTGA
- the glgA gene encoding glycogen synthase GlgA, which produces MKIVLASSEAIPFAKTGGLADVASALSKALAEAGHEVTLFMPYYPQSTAKRGLNPDDFEVCPEKVSITVGSKEVEAGLRKASFPESSVTVYLIDQPRYFDRPELYHESGRDYQDNCERFIFFSRSVLEFADKLGLSPDIIHANDWQTGLIPALLKIEYQDRPGFEKTASVFTIHNMAFQGQYWHWDMLLTGIDWKYFNRHQMEFFGQLNLLKTGIVFSDMVTTVSPTYAQEIRTERFGYGLNGVLDTHAERLVGILNGVDPTEWNPEIDPNIAAHYNASTVTQGKPLCKAALQERMGLPQKPDVPLLGTISRMTDQKGFSLILDAAENLLAMDVQMVFLGTGDPYHEASFSDLAKRFPDKVATYIGFDESLAHQIEAGLDIFLMPSQFEPCGLNQMYSLIYGTVPLVHEVGGLADSVVDASGENLENGTANGFSFWHFDSTVLYRQMRRAIDMYLDKPTWNQLQHTGMSKDWSWKQSAQNYLSVYQRAGSYRANNTESVSASH; this is translated from the coding sequence ATGAAAATCGTTTTAGCGAGTTCCGAAGCGATTCCATTTGCAAAAACAGGTGGTTTGGCCGATGTCGCCTCGGCCCTCTCAAAAGCGCTGGCAGAAGCCGGGCATGAAGTCACTCTGTTTATGCCGTATTACCCTCAATCGACGGCGAAACGGGGATTGAATCCGGATGACTTTGAAGTCTGCCCGGAAAAGGTTTCGATTACCGTCGGCAGCAAGGAAGTCGAAGCCGGTCTGCGTAAAGCCAGCTTTCCCGAGTCCAGCGTCACCGTCTATCTGATTGATCAGCCCCGCTATTTTGATCGACCGGAACTGTATCACGAAAGCGGTCGCGATTATCAGGACAACTGCGAACGATTCATTTTCTTCAGCCGATCGGTTTTGGAGTTTGCTGACAAACTTGGTTTGAGCCCCGATATTATTCACGCGAATGACTGGCAGACCGGATTGATCCCCGCACTGTTGAAAATTGAATATCAGGACCGCCCCGGTTTTGAAAAAACGGCTTCGGTGTTCACCATCCATAACATGGCCTTTCAAGGTCAATACTGGCATTGGGATATGCTGCTGACCGGCATCGACTGGAAATACTTCAATCGACATCAAATGGAATTCTTCGGTCAGCTCAACCTGTTGAAGACCGGCATCGTGTTTTCCGACATGGTCACCACCGTCAGTCCGACCTATGCGCAAGAAATTCGGACCGAACGTTTCGGCTACGGCTTGAACGGCGTTCTCGATACGCACGCCGAGCGTCTGGTCGGCATTCTGAATGGAGTCGACCCCACAGAATGGAATCCCGAGATCGATCCCAACATCGCGGCCCACTATAACGCGTCGACCGTCACACAAGGCAAGCCGCTCTGTAAAGCCGCCCTGCAGGAACGGATGGGCTTGCCCCAAAAGCCGGATGTCCCGCTGCTGGGAACTATTTCACGCATGACCGATCAGAAAGGGTTCTCTCTGATTCTGGACGCTGCCGAAAATCTGCTGGCGATGGATGTGCAAATGGTCTTTCTGGGGACCGGCGATCCCTATCACGAAGCCTCCTTTTCCGATCTGGCAAAACGCTTTCCCGACAAAGTCGCGACCTACATCGGCTTTGATGAGAGTTTAGCCCATCAGATCGAAGCCGGCCTGGATATCTTTCTGATGCCGAGCCAGTTTGAACCGTGCGGTTTAAACCAGATGTATAGCCTGATTTATGGAACTGTGCCGCTCGTGCATGAAGTGGGCGGACTCGCCGATTCGGTCGTCGATGCCTCGGGAGAGAACCTGGAAAACGGCACTGCCAACGGATTTTCCTTCTGGCATTTTGACTCGACCGTGTTGTATCGACAAATGCGCCGTGCGATCGACATGTACCTGGATAAACCGACCTGGAATCAACTGCAGCACACAGGCATGTCCAAAGACTGGTCCTGGAAACAGAGTGCGCAGAATTATCTCTCGGTCTATCAGCGTGCCGGCAGCTACCGTGCCAATAATACCGAATCGGTTTCTGCCTCGCATTGA